A window from Vigna angularis cultivar LongXiaoDou No.4 chromosome 7, ASM1680809v1, whole genome shotgun sequence encodes these proteins:
- the LOC108336392 gene encoding shewanella-like protein phosphatase 1, with the protein MASLCLNSFPVPPSSLPRKPTETSLSSSSYPSLLVDNNDNNYNHSALKPIVVSGDPPTFVSAPGRRILAVGDLHGDIKQARSALEMAGVLSSDGQDLWTGGENVLVQLGDILDRGEDEIAILSLLRSLDKQAKANGGAVFQVNGNHETMNVEGDFRYVDSGGFDECNDFLEYINSSEDDWEQTFTSWVDVSERWKEDRTMSKSYWGTWNLLKRQKGVIARSVLFRPGGPLARELARHSVVLKVNDWLFCHGGLLPHHVAYGLERMNKEVSEWMRGLHENDNAPKMPFIATRGYDSVVWNRLYSRDAPDLVDYQAKQVSSILDETLQAVGAKSMVVGHTPQTTGVNCKYNCSIWRIDVGMSSGVLNSRPEVLEIIDNQARVIRCKRDRHSELQAAAYT; encoded by the exons ATGGCATCACTGTGTTTAAACTCATTTCCAGTTCCACCATCATCTCTTCCTCGCAAACCAACAGaaacttctctttcttcttcttcatatcCTTCTTTGCTTGTTGATAACAACGACAACAACTACAATCACAGTGCTTTGAAACCCATTGTTGTCAGTGGAGACCCCCCAACTTTTGTTTCTGCTCCTGGTCGCAGAATTCTTGCTG TTGGAGACCTACATGGAGATATTAAGCAAGCTAGGTCTGCTCTTGAAATGGCCGGTGTGTTGAGCTCTGATGGTCAAGACTTGTGGACTGGTGGAGAAAAT GTGTTGGTTCAACTTGGAGATATACTAGATCGAGGTGAAGATGAAATTGCCATCTTATCCTTGCTGCGATCGTTGGATAAACAGGCAAAAGCAAACGGTGGAGCTGTGTTTCAG GTAAATGGAAATCATGAGACCATGAATGTGGAAGGGGATTTCAGATATGTCGATTCTGGTGGATTTGATGAGTGTAATGATTTCTTAGAATATATCAATAGCTCTGAAGATGACTGGGAACAAACTTTTACTTCCTGGGTTGATGTCTCTGAAAGGTGGAAAGAAGATCGAACAATGTCAAAAAGTTATTGGGGAACTTGGAATTTATTGAAG AGGCAAAAGGGAGTCATAGCCAGATCAGTCCTCTTTAGGCCCGGTGGGCCTCTTGCACGTGAGCTTGCAAGGCATTCTGTTGTACTTAAGGTCAATGACTGGCTCTTCTGCCATGGCGGACTTCTTCCTCACCATG TTGCATATGGTTTAGAGAGGATGAATAAAGAAGTGTCTGAGTGGATGAGAGGTCTGCATGAGAACGACAATGCTCCCAAAATGCCTTTCATTGCCACTAGGGGCTATGATAGCGTCGTTTGGAATCGTTTATACTCAAGAGATGCACCAGATTTGGTGGACTATCAGGCTAAACAG GTAAGTTCCATTCTTGACGAGACACTGCAAGCAGTTGGTGCTAAATCAATGGTGGTCGGGCATACTCCTCAAACTACAGGTGTAAATTG TAAATACAATTGTAGCATATGGCGTATAGATGTTGGAATGTCCAGTGGAGTTCTTAATTCAAGACCAGAG GTTCTAGAAATTATAGATAATCAAGCAAGAGTTATAAGGTGCAAAAGGGACCGACACAGTGAACTTCAAGCTGCTGCATATACTTAA